One part of the Lotus japonicus ecotype B-129 chromosome 2, LjGifu_v1.2 genome encodes these proteins:
- the LOC130736316 gene encoding uncharacterized protein LOC130736316 — MDNSKEGWKHPVNIPKEGSSVGELKSEDEWNKEEDEEALGNSKALNVIFNGVDKNMFRLINTCTVAKDAWEILKTAHEGTSRVRMSRLQILTTQFENLKMKEDETISDFHMRLRDMANSSFALGEQIPEKRNKSIALVSSTDLDEDMSDNETGESISEAIALLGRKFNKQFQRRVKDEDKTGNGRGVQCHECEGFGHIRTECATYLKKQKKGMVTTWSDDESDTEGEDVTANRVTSFMVRCDSDDGDSDKEISDEELAEAYKLLYTKWKEACIYGQQQENQVFELQAEKKKLTEEVALLNSKMEGMTKSIRMMSKSTDILDEILDVGKNAGDKTGIGFDYRAVNKASQNMTKEHVQIGRQSNVKMWNRRPQQSVTHSYAQVRNYQNSTWRCHFCGRFGHIRPYCFKLYGYPILQDVSREYEKKSPGKSMWKPKVNATALIAHTSLRASSKEDWYFDSGCSRHMTGVKSYLEKMKPHAKSFVTFGDGAKGKIRGIGKLSDTGSPNLDDVLLVEGLTANLISISQLCDQGLKVVFKQSGCVVKNKNKDVLMRGARSKDNCYMWTFETTSLSARCLMSKEDEVRIWHQKLGHLNLKSMKRIFAEEAVKGIPKLKIQEGKVCGECQIGKQVKMSHQKLQHLTTSKVLELLHMDLMGPMQVESLGGKRYVFVCVDDFSRFTWVEFLKEKSDTFEVFKELCLQVQREKGSGIVKIRSDHGKEFENGQFSEFCSSEGIKHEFSAPITPQQNGVVERKNKTLQESARAMLHAKNLPYHLWAEAINTACYIHNRVTIRQGDTVTQYELWKGKKPTVKYFHVFGSKCYILSDREHRRKLDPKSEVGIFLGYSGNSRAYRVYNIRTKVMMESINVVVDDTANERTGQAHDEDDLPYECTNVEPDEPAIQFPNEQENTVSHLPVATKEPSIRIQKIHPKENIIGDLNDGVITRSRDLVSNACFISKIEPKNVKEALTDEFWIQSMQEELGQFKRNEVWELPKGFVDPSFPDHVYRLKKALYGLKQAPRAWYERLTEFLTNNGYDKSGIDKTLFVKKNGSELMIAQIFVDDIVFGGMSNQMVEQFVEQMKSEFEMSLVSELTYFLGLQVKQMEDTLFITQSKYAKGIVKKFGLENAGHKRTPAATHIKLTKDEKGTDVDPSLYRSMIGSLLYLTASRPDITFAVGVCARYQAEPKTSHLIQVKRIIKYISGTSDYGILYSHNTNSVLTDVMTLFCDNLSAINISKNPIQHSRTKHIDIRHHFIRELVEDGTVTLEHVSTEKQLADIFTKALDATQFEKLRQLLGICLFEEL, encoded by the exons ATGGACAACTCAAAGGAAG gttggaaacatccggTGAACATACCCAAGGAAGGGTCATCTGTTGGTGAGTTGAAATCTGAGGATGAATGGAACAAAGAAGAGGATGAGGAGGCGTTGGGTAACTCTAAAGCGctaaatgttatattcaatgGAGTGGATAAAAACATGTTCCGATTGATCAACACTtgcactgtggcaaaggatgcttgggagattctcaagactgctcaTGAGGGGACTTCCAGAGTTagaatgtcaaggcttcagattctaacaactcagtttgagaacTTAAAGATGAAGGAAGATGAGACCATCTCTGATTTTCATATGAGACTGCGTGATATGGCAAACTCCTCTTTCGCTTTGGGAGAACAAAT ACctgagaaaagaaataaaagcatTGCTCTTGTCTCAAGCACAGATTTAGATGAAGATATGTCTGATAATGAAACTGGTGAAAGCATATCAGAAGCCATAGCTCTTCTgggaagaaaattcaacaag CAATTTCAAAGAAGAGTGAAAGATGAAGACAAGACAGGAAATGGCCGAGGggttcaatgtcatgaatgtgaaggtttTGGCCACATCAGGACTGAATGTGCCACCtatttgaagaaacaaaagaaagggaTGGTCACCACTTGGTCTGATGATGAATCTGATACAGAAGGTGAAGATGTAACAGCAAACAGAGTAACTTCATTCATGGTTAGATGTGATTCAGATGATGGGGACAGTGACAAGGAGATCTCTGATGAGGAACTTGCTGAAGCTTATAAGCTTCTCTACACTAAGTGGAAAGAAGCATGTATCTACGGTCAGCAACAAGAGAATCAAGTTTTTGAGCTTCAagctgagaagaagaagctaaCTGAAGAAGTGGCCTTATTGAACTCAAAAATGGAAGGAATGACCAAGTCCATTCGCATGATGAGTAAAAGCACTGATATTCTGGATGAAATTCTTGATGTTGGAAAAAATGCAGGTGATAAGACTGGTATAGGATTTGATTATCGTGCTGTTAACAAGGCGAGCCAGAACATGACTAAGGAACATGTGCAGATTGGAAGGCAATCAAATGTTAAAATGTGGAACCGCAGGCCCCAGCAATCAGTTACACATTCGTATGCTCAAGTCAGGAactatcaaaattcaacttggagatgtcattTTTGTGGGAGATTTGGTCACATTAGACCATATTGCTTCAAGCTTTATGGATATCCTATACTTCAAGATGTATCACGAGAGTATGAAAAGAAAAGTCCAGGCAAAAGCATGTGGAAGCCCAAGGTTAATGCTACTGCTCTCATTGCTCACACCTCTCTGCGTGCATCATCAAAAGAAGACTGGTACTTTGATAGTGGATGTTCCAGACACATGACAGGAGTGAAGAGCTATCTGGAGAAAATGAAACCACATGCTAAGAGCTTTGTTACTTTCGGTGATGGAGCCAAAGGAAAGATcagaggaattggaaaattgtcTGACACAGGGTCTCCAAACCTTGATGATGTTCTGTTAGTTGAAGGTTTAACTGCAAACttgatcagcataagtcaactttgTGACCAAGGCTTGAAGGTGGTGTTCAAACAATCTGGGTGTGTTgtaaaaaataagaacaaggATGTGCTAATGAGAGGAGCCAGATCAAAGGACAACTGCTACATGTGGACCTTTGAAACAACATCCTTGTCTGCTCGATGTTTGATGTCTAAGGAAGATGAAGTTAGAATCTGGCACCAAAAGTTAGGTCATCTGAATCTTAAGAGTATGAAAAGAATTTTCGCTGAGGAAGCAGTTAAAGGAATACCAAAGTTGAAAATTCAAGAAGGAAAGGTTTGTGGTGAATGTCAGATTGGGAAGCAAGTCAAAATGTCCCACCAGAAGCTACAACATCTGACTACATCAAAAGTGCTTGAATTACTACACATGGATTTGATGGGGCCAATGCAAGTGGAAagtctgggaggaaaaaggtacgtTTTTGTATGCGTAGATGATTTTTCCAGATTCACTTGGGTAGAATTTCTGAAGGAGAAGTCAGACACCTTTGAAGTGTTCAAAGAACTATGTCTCCAAGTGCAAAGGGAAAAAGGGAGTGGGATTGTTAAAataagaagtgatcatggaaaagaatttgagaATGGTCAATTCTCTGAGTTCTGCTCCTCTGAAGGAATCAAACATGAATTCTCTGCTCCTatcactcctcaacaaaacggagtggttgaaagaaagaacaaaacATTGCAAGAATCTGCCAGAGCTATGTTGCATGCTAAAAATCTACCATATCATTTGTGGGCTGAGGCTATTAACACTGCCTGCTACATTCACAATCGCGTCACTATTCGTCAAGGAGATACAGTCACTCAGTATGAATTATGGAAAGGGAAAAAACCTACAGTgaagtattttcatgttttTGGCAGCAAGTGTTACATTCTGTCTGATAGAGAACACAGGAGAAAACTGGATCCTAAAAGTGAAGTTGGAATATTTCTGGGGTATTCTGGAAACAGCAGAGCATACAGAGTTTATAATATTCGTACTAAAGTCATGATGGAATCCATTAATGTAGTTGTTGATGATACAGCCAATGAGAGAACGGGACAAgctcatgatgaagatgatctaCCATATGAGTGTACAAATGTGGAACCAGATGAGCCAGCAATTCAATTCCCAAATGAGCAAGAAAACACTGTCTCTCATCTGCCTGTAGCTACCAAAGAACCCTCTATTAGAATTCAGAAGATACATCCAAAGGAAAATATCATTGGTGATCTGAATGATGGGGTTATTACTAGGTCAAGGGATCTAGTTTCTAATGCATGCTTCATATCAAAAATAGAACCAAAGAACGTCAAAGAAGCTCTGACTGATGAGTTCTGGATTCAATCCATGCAAGAGGAACTGGGACAGTTCAAGAGgaatgaagtgtgggaattg CCTAAAGGGTTTGTAGATCCAAGTTTTCCAGATCATGTATACAGATTGAAAAAGGCTCTATATGGCTTAAAACAAGCacctagagcatggtatgaaagaTTAACAGAATTTCTGACCAACAATGGTTATGACAAAAGTGGCATTGATAAGACCTTGTTTGTTAAGAAAAATGGCAGTGAACTTATGATAGCTCAAATTTTTGTTGATGACATTGTGTTTGGTGGCATGTCGAACCAGATGGTGGAACAATTTGttgaacaaatgaaatctgagtttgaaatgagtctTGTAAGTGAATTAActtactttctgggacttcaggtAAAACAGATGGAAGATACCTTATTCATCACACAAAGTAAGTATGCTAAGGGGATTGTTAAGAAGTTTGGTCTTGAGAATGCGGGTCACAAAAGAACACCTGCTGCAACTCATATCAAGCTCACAAAGGATGAGAAAGGTACTGATGTGGATCCTAgtttatatagaagcatgattggaagtctttTGTATCTCACTGCCAGCAGACCAGATATTACTTTTGCAGTTGGAGTTTGTGCTAGGTATCAAGCAGAACCAAAGACTAGTCATCTCATTCAAGTGAAAAGGATCATTAAGTATATCAGTGGTACAAGTGATTATGGCATTTTGTACTCTCACAACACTAATTCAGTGTtaacag atgttatgacattgtTTTGTGACAATCTAAGTGCTATCAACATATCCAAAAATCCAATCCAGCACAGCAGAACAAAACATATTGATATTCGTCATCATTTCATCAGGGAGTTGGTTGAAGATGGTACtgttactttggaacatgtcTCAACTGAAAAACAGTTagcagatatttttaccaaaGCTCTGGATGCCACACAGTTTGAAAAATTGAGACAGTTATTGGGTATCTGCCTATTTGAGGAATTATAG